The Paenibacillus amylolyticus genome contains the following window.
CGCAGACGCACTGCCTGCCGACTTCTCCTGATTGGCCATTGCCAAAGCGAAGGACGCGGTATTGACCAACCCCACACTGGATACCACCAAAAATAACGGAATCAGTACAGAGATCAGATTACCTCCAGCCAGAATGGCGATGAGCAGTGATGTTCCTCCGAGTGCTGCGATTAGAAGCCCTGCGATTAACAGACGGGTCTCAGATACCTTGCCTGCAAGTCTGCCGGCAACCTGACTGGCCAGAATAATGCCAAGCCCGTTTATGGCAAAACAAATACTGAACATTTGCGGGGAAACCCCATATATTTTTTGAAGTACAAACGGCGAACCGGATATGTAGGCAAACATGCCAGCCGCTACGAAACCCTGGGTCAACGCATATCCCATAAACTGACGATCCCCTGCAATTTTTCGGAACGTAATCAACGTTTGTTTCAATCCCCCGCTTGATCTGCGGTTGGAAGGCAACGTCTCTCCCAGACCGAAAATGACAGCAAGCAGCGTAAGTATACCGATGAGGCTAAGTAAAATAAATACGCCGCGCCACGACGTATACGTTAATAATTGTCCGCCAATAATCGGTGCAGCAATCGGGGCTACGCCGTTGATCAGCATTAACAGGGAGAAGAATCGTGTCAGTTCCGGGCCCGAATATACGTCTCTAACGATTGCCCGCGAGATGACGATCCCTGCCGCTCCGGCTACACCCTGAATGAACCGCAGCACAACAAAAGAGCCCATCGTAGGGCTGACCAGGCAGAGGATGGAAGCAATGGTATAGAGCACAAGTCCTGCAATGAGCGGTGTTCGCCGACCACGTACATCACTTAAAGGTCCGGCAAGCAACTGTCCCACCGCCAGACCAATCATACAAGCCGTCAGACTGAGTTGAGCATACGAAGTTGATGAACCGAACTCATCGGCCAACGTGGGCAATGCAGGCAAATACATATCCAGGGACAACGGCCCGAAGGCCGACAGCGTCCCCAGAATTAATGCCATTCGCACACGCGATGTTGCGCTCGTGTTCAATGAAGCTGTTGTACTTTTCATCGAGAACTACTCCCCGCTGCCCAGCAGCTTGAGCAGGTTGGACGGCAGTGTGAACTGTTGATTGTTAATAATAATACGACGCAATTCTTCTTCGTCCCGCTCGTTATCCGCGTCCTTGATCTCCTGAATTTCCCGGTGAAGTCTCTCCATCTGTTGATCCAGCGCATTGGCGGAATCTGCCGCACTCTTTAGCTCTCTCGTCAAATGCTCGGGAACATCCTTGTTGTATTTATAGAAAATTTTATGCTCCAGACTCGCCCAGAAATCCATCGCGATCGTACGGATCTGGATCTCTACACATGCCCGTTCCTCACCATTGGACATGTACACAGGCACTTCCACGAGAAGGTGAAGGCTTTGGTAGCCGTTTGGCTTCGGATTCTTGATGTAGTCCTTAACCTCCAGAACACGCAGATCACTCTGGTTGCACAGCATATCCTTAATGCGATAGATATCCGAGATAAAGGAACATGTAATACGTACACCGGCGATATCCTTGATATTTTGCTTGATGCTCTCAAACGTTAACTCATGGTTTTTGCGGAACATCTTGTTCATAATGCTCTCAGGTGACTTCAATCTGGACTTTGTATGCTCTATTGGACTGTAATCATGCAGCGACTGGAATTCTTCCTTCAGGACTTCAATCTTGGTTTCCATTTGATCCAGTGCAAATTTATAAATCATCATAAATCTCGTAATTTCATATTTAAATTTCTTGAATTGATCGATTGGATGTGGAGCGTTCATCATGGCTTTCTCCCTTTCTTTCTACACATTAAAGTTAGTTTTATGAATATGAGGACAAGCGGTCTATCGACATGTCTCCTGAACCATTATAAATCATATGGAGCCAATAAACGAATTTCTAACATTCGGGCTGGCGATTCAGCCTTAAAGGTATGGGAACTTATTTTACGCGCATGATATAGAAACATCCCTGTTATTTGACCCGTTATTCGTTAGTAAAAGAGGTGGATTGCCCTGCTCTATCAAGTGACGTATTCATCCGATATGCTTCAGGTAAAAGCTTATTTATTCCTGCCACGAGGCTGTTCGTTATTCACTTCCATACATGGATCTCTGCATCTGCAAGCGCTCGCCAGCCACTATCCTTCTGCAACAACAATGCTTGATGCCGCTCCCGTACAGAAACAGTGGCCAGTGCTGATCTATTGTCGCGGCGGACTTGGCAGATATGGCGGGGTGAATACCCTTTGGCTTGAGCAATTTGTACAGCAAGGTTATATCGTGTTCGCCCCAGCCTATCGTGGCAACGAAGGCGGTGAAGGTCGTGACGAGTACGGCGGGAAAGATGCCGAAGATGTGCATGCCGCTTATCGTTTGATACAGAGTTTACCTTTTGTCGACCCGACACGGATATCGCTAATGGGGTTCTCCCGTGGAGCCATTAATGCGGTACATACGGCAACCACCTACAATGAGGGGCCGGATAAAGTACATAAGTTAGTCCTTTGGAGCGGTGTCTCCGATGTCGAACGAACGTATCATGAACGAACTGACCTGAGACGCACATTGAAACGGGTGCTGGGAGGTTCACCGCGCACAATTCCACAAGCTTATCTCGCGCGTTCTCCCTTATCCAAAGCGAACAAACTGTCTTGTCCCGTGCTGATCATGCATGGTACATCAGATACACAGGTGAACTATAGTCACGGAACCCGAATGTATCATTGGCTGAAGCGCAGAGGTGCAAACGTTACGTTTCATGCCTATGGCGGACAGGACCATCATTTTCACGAAAGGATACATGAGGCAGCGGTGAACAATATGTTCGCTTGGCTTACGTCACCATAGTCCCGCGCCATGAATTTCATTTTGAAGAAGCATAGGTTATGGCTGTATACTGGAGGGGTTACGTTTTTTGGAAAGGACGGATATGATGAATCAAAACACCCTCCAAAAGTACTCGATGCTCCTTCTATGTATGTCTGCGGGGATGGTCGATCTGATTGGATATCTGGGACTGGGACATGTGCTCACAGCCAATATGACGGGGAA
Protein-coding sequences here:
- a CDS encoding multidrug effflux MFS transporter translates to MKSTTASLNTSATSRVRMALILGTLSAFGPLSLDMYLPALPTLADEFGSSTSYAQLSLTACMIGLAVGQLLAGPLSDVRGRRTPLIAGLVLYTIASILCLVSPTMGSFVVLRFIQGVAGAAGIVISRAIVRDVYSGPELTRFFSLLMLINGVAPIAAPIIGGQLLTYTSWRGVFILLSLIGILTLLAVIFGLGETLPSNRRSSGGLKQTLITFRKIAGDRQFMGYALTQGFVAAGMFAYISGSPFVLQKIYGVSPQMFSICFAINGLGIILASQVAGRLAGKVSETRLLIAGLLIAALGGTSLLIAILAGGNLISVLIPLFLVVSSVGLVNTASFALAMANQEKSAGSASALIGVMTFLFGGIVAPLVGLGGEGTAVPMGIVIACADLGAVVIYFLMVSRGRKRQLDQVLS
- a CDS encoding GTP pyrophosphokinase family protein, with translation MNAPHPIDQFKKFKYEITRFMMIYKFALDQMETKIEVLKEEFQSLHDYSPIEHTKSRLKSPESIMNKMFRKNHELTFESIKQNIKDIAGVRITCSFISDIYRIKDMLCNQSDLRVLEVKDYIKNPKPNGYQSLHLLVEVPVYMSNGEERACVEIQIRTIAMDFWASLEHKIFYKYNKDVPEHLTRELKSAADSANALDQQMERLHREIQEIKDADNERDEEELRRIIINNQQFTLPSNLLKLLGSGE
- a CDS encoding prolyl oligopeptidase family serine peptidase; amino-acid sequence: MLQVKAYLFLPRGCSLFTSIHGSLHLQALASHYPSATTMLDAAPVQKQWPVLIYCRGGLGRYGGVNTLWLEQFVQQGYIVFAPAYRGNEGGEGRDEYGGKDAEDVHAAYRLIQSLPFVDPTRISLMGFSRGAINAVHTATTYNEGPDKVHKLVLWSGVSDVERTYHERTDLRRTLKRVLGGSPRTIPQAYLARSPLSKANKLSCPVLIMHGTSDTQVNYSHGTRMYHWLKRRGANVTFHAYGGQDHHFHERIHEAAVNNMFAWLTSP